The Paracoccus liaowanqingii genome window below encodes:
- a CDS encoding TrkH family potassium uptake protein: MTSTVQRLPLLILLAGMAALLMLVPAAYASVTGYASIARNFFYAALLTLVFCGLIGLATQANPRPQRARETLLMMLGAYGILPLLLAVPFAESQPDTGFFNAWWEMVSSLTTTGASLYSADLLPLPLHLWRAIVGWMGGFFVLVAAVAILAPLRVGGFEIMSSPYGREEYRQHLPKSSDPRRPVLHMSDPRTEGHLSDPTSRLARAALEVGPLYAGLTLALWVGLAMLGDPALVALTRAMGTLSTSGISPVIGPAGQATGIAGEMLVFLFLIPALSRRFWPGGAELQATDRLVEDPELRMALALVLMVGAVLFLRHFLGAIEIERSLPEDAHPLSGLGRALAALWGGLFSALSYLTTTGWTSVEWADARAWSGLDAPGLILAGLAMMGGGIATTAGGVKLLRVYALARHGQREMERIIHPSSVSGGGRIARRLRREGAYLAFIFFMLFAMSIAVVICLVSIHAIEFETATILSIAALTNAGPLAGAIPLTPAFEGTAGIASAPWEGWSGLPDFTKAVLAAAMVLGRIETLAVLAIFSPDFWRR; this comes from the coding sequence ATGACCAGCACCGTCCAGCGACTGCCGCTTCTGATCCTGCTGGCCGGGATGGCGGCGCTGCTGATGCTGGTGCCCGCCGCCTATGCCTCGGTCACCGGATACGCGTCCATCGCGCGCAACTTCTTCTATGCGGCGCTGCTGACGCTGGTCTTCTGCGGGCTGATCGGGCTGGCGACCCAGGCCAATCCCCGCCCGCAGCGCGCCCGCGAGACGCTGCTGATGATGCTGGGCGCCTATGGCATCCTGCCCTTGCTGCTGGCGGTGCCCTTTGCCGAAAGCCAGCCCGACACCGGCTTCTTCAACGCCTGGTGGGAGATGGTGTCGTCGCTGACCACCACCGGCGCCTCGCTCTACTCGGCCGACCTGCTGCCGCTGCCGCTGCATCTGTGGCGGGCCATCGTCGGCTGGATGGGCGGGTTCTTCGTGCTGGTCGCGGCCGTGGCGATCCTGGCCCCCCTGCGCGTGGGCGGGTTCGAGATCATGTCCAGCCCTTATGGGCGCGAGGAATACCGCCAGCACCTGCCCAAATCCTCGGACCCGCGCCGCCCGGTCCTGCACATGTCCGATCCCCGCACCGAGGGGCACCTGTCCGACCCCACCAGCCGCCTGGCCCGCGCCGCGCTGGAGGTGGGTCCGCTTTACGCGGGGCTGACCCTGGCGCTGTGGGTGGGGCTGGCCATGCTGGGCGACCCGGCGCTGGTGGCGCTGACGCGGGCGATGGGGACGCTGTCCACCTCGGGCATCTCGCCGGTCATCGGCCCCGCCGGCCAGGCCACCGGCATCGCGGGCGAGATGCTGGTCTTTCTGTTCCTGATCCCCGCCCTGTCGCGCCGCTTCTGGCCCGGCGGCGCCGAATTGCAGGCGACCGACCGCTTGGTCGAGGACCCCGAGCTGCGCATGGCCCTGGCGCTGGTCCTGATGGTGGGCGCGGTGCTGTTCCTGCGCCATTTCCTGGGCGCCATCGAGATCGAGCGCAGCCTGCCCGAGGACGCGCATCCCCTGTCCGGGCTGGGCCGGGCGCTGGCGGCGCTGTGGGGCGGGCTGTTCAGCGCGCTCAGCTATCTGACGACGACGGGCTGGACCTCGGTCGAATGGGCCGATGCGCGGGCCTGGTCGGGGCTGGACGCGCCGGGGCTGATCCTGGCGGGGCTGGCGATGATGGGCGGCGGCATCGCCACCACGGCGGGGGGCGTCAAGCTGCTGCGCGTCTATGCCCTGGCCCGCCACGGCCAGCGCGAGATGGAGCGGATCATCCATCCCAGTTCCGTCTCGGGCGGGGGGCGCATCGCGCGGCGGCTGCGCCGCGAGGGGGCCTATCTGGCCTTCATCTTCTTCATGCTGTTCGCCATGTCCATCGCGGTGGTCATCTGCCTCGTCTCGATCCACGCCATCGAGTTCGAGACCGCGACGATCCTGTCCATCGCCGCACTGACCAATGCGGGGCCCCTGGCGGGCGCCATTCCCCTGACCCCGGCCTTCGAGGGGACCGCCGGCATCGCCTCGGCCCCGTGGGAGGGCTGGTCGGGCCTGCCCGACTTCACCAAGGCCGTGCTGGCCGCCGCGATGGTGCTGGGCCGGATCGAGACGCTGGCGGTGCTGGCCATCTTTTCGCCGGATTTCTGGCGGCGCTGA
- the trkA gene encoding Trk system potassium transporter TrkA: MKIIICGAGQVGWQIARHLSGERNDVTVIDNNPDLVRRATEALDVQGLTGFASHPDVLDQAGARDADLIIAATHSDEVNMVTCQVAHSVFQIPRKIARLRSGAYLDAIYSDLYRTEHLPIDVVISPEREVAMAALQRLLAPSTFDVETFMGGKIQLLGIDLEPDCPALNTPLRQLTELFSSLRAIVAGVRREGRLFAPEAGDQLFSHDQIYVFSHAEDVARTLDIFGKPPQKQERVTIIGAGNVGLAVAQALEARPDRIRAKLIERDRSRAEFAADRLERTIVLNGDGLSAEILDEAGVPLADAVLAVTDDDKTNILASVRAKQAGAKMAIALINDPTLVPLMAALDIDAYINPRATTVSTILRHIRHGRVRDIYSIGDAEAEVMEAQVLSTSPMAGRAIRDIDFPEGALLGAVRKGDRVLKPLADTRIDEGDIVLIFALTKDVPEVERLLQVSIDFF, from the coding sequence ATGAAGATCATCATTTGCGGGGCCGGTCAGGTCGGCTGGCAGATCGCGCGCCATCTGTCGGGCGAACGCAACGACGTCACCGTCATCGACAACAACCCCGATCTGGTCCGCCGCGCCACCGAGGCGCTGGACGTGCAGGGCCTGACCGGCTTTGCCAGCCATCCCGACGTGCTGGATCAGGCGGGCGCGCGCGACGCCGACCTGATCATCGCCGCCACCCATTCCGACGAGGTGAACATGGTCACCTGCCAGGTGGCCCATTCCGTCTTCCAGATCCCGCGCAAGATCGCGCGGCTGCGGTCGGGCGCCTATCTGGACGCCATCTATTCCGACCTCTACCGCACCGAACACCTGCCCATCGACGTGGTCATCAGCCCCGAGCGCGAGGTCGCGATGGCCGCGCTGCAGCGCCTGTTGGCACCCTCGACCTTCGATGTGGAAACCTTCATGGGCGGCAAGATCCAGCTGCTGGGGATCGATCTGGAACCCGACTGCCCGGCCCTGAACACGCCGCTGCGCCAGCTGACCGAGCTGTTCTCCAGCCTGCGGGCCATCGTGGCGGGGGTGCGCCGCGAGGGGCGGCTGTTCGCGCCCGAGGCGGGCGACCAGCTGTTCTCCCATGACCAGATCTATGTCTTCAGCCATGCCGAGGACGTGGCCCGCACGCTGGACATCTTCGGCAAGCCTCCGCAGAAGCAGGAGCGCGTGACGATCATCGGCGCGGGCAATGTGGGCCTTGCCGTCGCGCAGGCGCTGGAGGCCCGCCCCGACCGCATCCGCGCCAAGCTGATCGAGCGTGACCGCAGCCGCGCCGAATTCGCCGCCGACCGTCTGGAACGGACCATCGTGCTGAACGGCGACGGGCTGTCGGCCGAGATCCTGGACGAGGCCGGCGTGCCGCTGGCCGATGCCGTGCTGGCCGTGACCGATGACGACAAGACGAACATCCTGGCCTCGGTCCGCGCCAAGCAGGCGGGGGCCAAGATGGCCATCGCGCTGATCAACGATCCGACGCTGGTGCCGCTGATGGCGGCGCTGGACATCGACGCCTATATCAACCCGCGCGCCACGACCGTGTCCACGATCCTGCGCCACATCCGCCACGGGCGGGTCCGCGACATCTATTCCATCGGCGATGCCGAGGCCGAGGTGATGGAGGCGCAGGTCCTGTCCACCAGCCCCATGGCGGGCCGGGCGATCCGCGACATCGACTTTCCCGAAGGCGCGCTCTTGGGCGCCGTGCGCAAGGGTGACCGGGTGCTGAAGCCCCTGGCCGACACCCGCATCGACGAGGGCGACATCGTGCTGATCTTTGCCCTGACCAAGGACGTCCCCGAGGTCGAGCGCCTGCTGCAGGTCTCGATCGACTTCTTCTAG
- the ntrX gene encoding nitrogen assimilation response regulator NtrX — protein MSDILIVDDERDIRELIADILKDEGFDTRLAANSDEAVAALNDAEPALMILDIWLKDSRMDGIDILKQVKRNNPAVPVIIISGHGNIEIAVAAIKQGAYDFIEKPFNIDQLMVVINRAMETSRLRRENSTLRRGGDRASEMLGHSAAFKRLRDGLDKLAKSNGRVMLAGEPGTGKEMAARYIHAHSPRAAAPFVTVPCATIEPERMEEVLFGRESPERGIEPGLLEQAHGGIIYFDEVGDMPMGTQPKILRVLTEQQFVRAGGADKVRVDLRVLSSTNRDLMAEIAAGRFRQELFDRLNVVPIAVPSLADRRDDIAALARHFITQFHRHQGLTPRDLPEETVAALQSMRWPGNIRQLRNVIERVLILAEGHGPILPSELEPQGATPDNSETLSLGPSVTAMALREARELFEREYLVAQINRFGGNISRTAQFVGMERSALHRKLKSLGVVGGMRSDDEMAMGK, from the coding sequence ATGAGCGACATCCTGATCGTCGATGATGAACGCGACATCCGCGAGCTGATCGCGGACATCCTGAAGGACGAGGGCTTCGACACCCGGCTGGCTGCCAATTCCGACGAGGCGGTGGCGGCCCTGAACGACGCCGAACCCGCGCTGATGATCCTGGACATCTGGCTGAAGGACAGCCGGATGGACGGGATCGACATCCTCAAGCAGGTCAAGCGCAACAACCCCGCCGTGCCGGTGATCATCATCTCGGGGCATGGCAACATCGAGATCGCGGTCGCGGCGATCAAGCAGGGCGCCTACGACTTCATCGAGAAGCCCTTCAACATCGACCAGCTGATGGTGGTCATCAACCGCGCGATGGAGACCAGCCGGCTGCGGCGCGAGAACAGCACCCTGCGCCGGGGCGGCGACCGCGCCTCCGAGATGCTGGGCCATTCGGCGGCCTTCAAGCGGCTGCGCGACGGGCTGGACAAGCTGGCCAAGTCCAACGGCCGGGTGATGCTGGCGGGCGAGCCGGGCACCGGCAAGGAGATGGCCGCGCGCTACATCCACGCCCACAGCCCCCGTGCCGCCGCCCCCTTCGTCACGGTCCCCTGCGCCACGATCGAGCCCGAGCGGATGGAGGAGGTCCTGTTCGGCCGCGAATCCCCCGAACGCGGGATCGAGCCGGGGCTGCTGGAACAGGCGCATGGCGGGATCATCTATTTCGACGAGGTGGGCGACATGCCCATGGGCACCCAGCCCAAGATCCTGCGCGTGCTGACCGAACAGCAGTTCGTGCGCGCGGGCGGCGCCGACAAGGTGCGCGTCGACCTGCGGGTGCTGTCCTCGACCAACCGCGACCTGATGGCCGAGATCGCCGCCGGGCGCTTCCGGCAGGAGCTGTTCGACCGGCTGAACGTGGTGCCCATCGCGGTGCCCTCGCTGGCCGACCGGCGCGACGACATCGCGGCGCTGGCGCGGCATTTCATCACGCAGTTCCACCGCCACCAGGGCCTGACCCCGCGCGATCTGCCCGAGGAGACCGTGGCCGCGCTGCAATCCATGCGCTGGCCGGGCAATATCCGACAGCTGCGCAACGTGATCGAGCGGGTGCTGATCCTGGCCGAGGGCCATGGCCCGATCCTGCCGTCCGAGCTGGAGCCGCAGGGCGCCACGCCGGACAACAGCGAGACGCTGAGCCTGGGCCCCTCGGTCACCGCGATGGCGCTGCGCGAGGCGCGCGAGCTGTTCGAGCGGGAATACCTGGTGGCCCAGATCAACCGCTTCGGCGGCAACATCAGCCGCACCGCGCAATTCGTGGGGATGGAGCGCAGCGCGCTGCACCGCAAGCTGAAATCCCTGGGCGTGGTGGGCGGCATGCGCAGCGACGACGAGATGGCGATGGGGAAATAG